A single window of Colletotrichum destructivum chromosome 9, complete sequence DNA harbors:
- a CDS encoding Putative nagB/RpiA transferase, initiation factor 2B-like protein has protein sequence MATLKPSAGDLERYLKTFKGKTLEASIDSLISLLKRRQIQGSELCAVATAHILLQVVAKAKWNDVDSLLEKVQQVGLRLIAAQPKELVVGNIVRRVLSLIRDEAAEDRNEDFSETATEAGATPTTAVPDPSKLEHQWPPSTYTKQDAGADYISSGPRPVRPGALTSTSSFHVSKSLFSLLEASPPMDAAGIMAGSPFGKDSGASTPLRGQSTRVHALRSEVIEGIEELKDEIGQVDDQIAAAADVQIHPGDYVLVHQPSATVQKFILRAATRRKFTVFIAAGTVRNSANEAPYASFRKKLGAAGISAISILNGGLMAYMPRINKVILSARAVLANGGILTDAGAGVIARAAKEQGNPVIILSGVYKLCPESYFDEESLVEWGSSMGHVNFADGAMVNGVDVRSAVSEFVPPELLDTYITNLGAHSRNHLSTIIADHYKPEDVDFHLWSTEADR, from the exons ATGGCGACCCTGAAGCCCAGCGCGGGGGATCTCGAGCGGTATCTGAAGACTTTCAAGGGTAAGACCTTGGAAGCGTCAATTGACAGTCTCATCTC GCTCTTGAAGAGAAGACAGATCCAGGGCTCCGAGCTCTGCGCCGTCGCGACCGCACACATACTCCTCCAGGTCGTTGCCAAGGCAAAATGGAATGACGTGGATTCATTGCTGGAAAAggtccagcaggtcggctTGCGCCTCATCGCTGCTCAGCCCAAGGAACTGGTGGTCGGCAACATCGTTAGACGCGTATTGAGCCTGATCCGAGACGAGGCTGCTGAGGACCGAAACGAGGATTTCAGCGAGACCGCCACAGAGGCAGGAGCGACGCCGACAACAGCGGTGCCGGACCCTTCTAAGCTGGAGCACCAATGGCCTCCCTCTACCTACACCAAGCAGGATGCCGGTGCAGACTACATCTCGAGCGGCCCGAGACCCGTTCGCCCTGGCGCCCTCACATCCACGAGCTCTTTCCACGTTTCCAAGTCGCTCTTCTCACTTCTCGAGGCCTCTCCCCCgatggacgccgccggcatcatgGCGGGCTCGCCGTTCGGCAAGGACTCGGGCGCCTCGACTCCACTCCGTGGACAGTCGACCAGGGTACACGCTCTGAGATCGGAGGTAATTGAGGGTATCGAAGAACTCAAGGACGAGAtcggccaggtcgacgaccagattgctgctgctgctgatgtcCAGATCCACCCCGGCGACTACGTGCTGGTGCACCAGCCCTCGGCTACGGTTCAAAAGTTCATCTTGCGCgccgcgacgaggagaaaGTTCACCGTTTTCATTGCTGCCGGAACCGTTCGCAACTCGGCCAACGAGGCACCTTATGCATCGTTCAGGAAGAAGTTGGGGGCCGCAGGCATCAGCGCCATCAGCATCTTGAATGGTGGCTTGATGGCCTACATGCCACGTATTAACAAGGTCATCTTAAGCGCAAGAGCCGTTCTGGCTAACGGCGGCATCCTGACGGATGCGGGAGCCGGGGTCATTGCTCGTGCAGCCAAGGAGCAGGGCAACCCGGTAATCATCCTCAGCGGTGTTTACAAGCTCTGTCCAGAGAGCTACTTTGACGAGGAGAGCCTGGTGGAATGGGGCAGCTCCATGGGCCATGTGAACTTTGCAGATGGAGCCATGGTCAACGGTGTCGACGTTCGAAGCGCTGTCAGCGAGTTCGTACCTCCCGAATTGCTCGACACCTATATCACCAACCT CGGCGCGCACTCTCGCAATCATCTGTCAACCATCATCGCAGACCACTACAAGCCGGAGGACGTTGACTTCCACCTGTGGAGCACCGAGGCTGACCGATGA